A single window of Rhodamnia argentea isolate NSW1041297 chromosome 5, ASM2092103v1, whole genome shotgun sequence DNA harbors:
- the LOC115754349 gene encoding glycerophosphodiester phosphodiesterase GDPD6-like gives MKRNMAFISCVVFTITLAALVSVSAGRALMYPLPSSVPQAEKKPMQTFRAYNVAHRGSNGELPEETAPAYMRAIAEGADFIESDIQATKDGVLVCMHDVTLDATTDVADRKEFADRKTTYEVQWVNTTGWFVVDFTLKELKTLRAKQRFDFRDQQYNGKFPPITFEEFISIALDAKRTVGIYPEIKNPVFVNKHVKWSDGKKLEDRFVETLQKFGYKGQYLSKDWLKQPCFIQSFAPSSLVYISNQTDLPKVFLIDDVTIRTEDTNQTYNEITSDSYFNYIKDYVMAIGPWKDTVVPPEDNYLEKSTDLIAKAHALGMQVHPYTYRNENSFLHFNFHQDPYVEYDYWINRRGVDGLFTDFTGSLHRYQEWTSSSEKQLLQKIASMVSSRDRS, from the exons ATGAAGAGGAACATGGCCTttatca GTTGTGTGGTTTTTACGATCACGTTAGCAGCGCTTGTCAGCGTAAGCGCCGGAAGGGCCTTGATGTATCCTCTACCAAGCAGCGTCCCTCAGGCTGAGAAAAAACCCATGCAGACATTTCGCGCGTACAACGTCGCGCATCGAGGATCGAACGGGGAGCTTCCAGAAGAAACGGCACCAGCATACATG AGAGCTATCGCAGAGGGAGCAGATTTTATAGAATCAGATATCCAGGCCACCAAGGATGGAGTTTTGGTCTGTATGCACGACGTGACGTTGGATGCTACGACCGATGTTGCAGATCGTAAAGAGTTTGCCGATCGAAAAACCACATATGAAGTTCAATGGGTCAATACCACCGGATGGTTCGTTG TTGACTTCACCCTGAAAGAATTAAAAACATTGAGAGCAAAGCAACGATTTGATTTCCGTGATCAGCAATACAATG GAaagttcccgccgattacattTGAAGAGTTCATCTCAATTGCGCTCGATGCGAAAAGAACTGTCGGAATATATCCAGAGATAAAGAATCCAGTTTTTGTTAACAAACAC GTCAAGTGGTCTGACGGAAAGAAGCTCGAAGATAGATTTGTGGAGACTCTACAGAAATTTGGATACAAGGGCCAATATCTGTCGAAAGACTGGCTCAAGCAACCTTGCTTCATCCAGAGCTTTGCGCCTAGTTCACTTGTGTATATCTCCAATCAAACGGACCTGCCGAAagttttcttgattgatgatgtgACCATACGAACAGAGGACACTAATCAG ACATACAACGAAATCACCTCGGATAGCTATTTTAACTACATCAAAGATTATGTGATGGCAATAGGACCATGGAAGGACACTGTTGTTCCTCCGGAGGATAATTACCTGGAGAAATCGACGGATCTCATAGCGAAAGCACATGCCCTTGGCATGCAG GTGCACCCTTACACGTACCGCAACGAGAATTCGTTCCTGCACTTCAACTTCCATCAGGATCCGTACGTCGAGTATGATTACTGGATAAACAGGAGGGGAGTGGATGGGCTCTTCACAGATTTCACGGGCAGCCTGCACAGATATCAAGAATGGACATCCTCCTCGGAGAAGCAGCTGTTGCAAAAGATTGCGTCTATGGTTTCGTCCAGGGATAGATCATAA
- the LOC115753008 gene encoding ninja-family protein AFP3-like, with protein MERCSRSRDLLQKFTCSSSGVHRPEYRTPNEETEELELNLGLSLGGKFGVDKSSSKLFRSSSLAGAMTLLGEEDNPTTLPSVPYPSLMRTSSLPTETEEEWRKRKEMQTLRRMEAKRRRLERQRSLRTDREGGCDEERPEIEGKLGLTSRDKHQFLVANGVCHVREIKSYTSDGILQRPENAMRCYNSEVPPFGLAGWAEAAKQALIFAGVDVGIKGKCGASAGGGGGGSGSAVSGVEAQGKISLDRSESDIRTAFIQGSSSCRDDNGSVVNQHLQEPNNKLVRTLTSMVDENLSDTLMRAERQSPTKKSNSVNNAGKDFVANATVDMPWVFTRGDSPDGKRIEGILYKYGKGEEVRIVCVCHGNFLSPAEFVKHAGGGDVANPRRHIFISTNPVFSQ; from the exons ATGGAGAGGTGCTCAAGGTCAAGGGATCTGCTGCAGAAGTTCACGTGTTCAAGTAGTGGCGTGCACCGACCAGAGTACAGGACACCCAACGAAGAAACGGAGGAGCTCGAGCTGAATCTCGGGCTGTCTCTTGGAGGCAAGTTCGGCGTCGACAAGAGCTCCAGCAAGTTGTTCCGGTCGTCGTCGTTAGCTGGGGCAATGACCCTTTTGGGCGAAGAGGACAACCCCACGACCTTGCCTTCTGTGCCGTACCCGTCTCTCATGAGGACCTCCTCATTGCCCACGGAGACAGAGGAGGagtggaggaagaggaaggaaatGCAGACGCTGCGGCGGATGGAGGCGAAGAGGAGGCGGTTGGAGAGGCAGAGGAGCTTGAGGACCGACAGGGAAGGTGGCTGTGACGAAGAGAGGCCCGAAATCGAGGGGAAATTGGGGTTGACTTCGAGGGATAAGCATCAGTTTTTGGTGGCTAATGGGGTGTGCCATGTACGAGAAATCAAATCGTACACAAGTGACGGAATCCTCCAACGCCCTGAAAATGCCATGAGGTGTTACAACAGTGAGGTGCCGCCTTTTGGGCTGGCCGGTTGGGCCGAAGCAGCCAAACAGGCCCTAATTTTTGCCGGGGTTGATGTGGGGATCAAAGGGAAGTGCGGGGCATCCGCcggcggcggtggaggtggCAGCGGATCGGCAGTTTCAGGGGTGGAGGCACAAGGAAAGATCTCATTAGATAGGTCAGAATCAGATATTAGAACTGCTTTTATTCAAG GTTCGAGCAGTTGCAGGGACGACAACGGCTCCGTCGTTAACCAGCACCTGCAAGAACCAAACAATAAACTGGTGCGTACACTCACGTCTATGGTGGATGAGAATCTGAGCGATACTCTAATGAGAGCAGAGAGACAGAGTCCGACTAAGAAATCCAATTCGGTGAATAATGCTGGAAAAGATTTCGTGGCGAACGCAACAGTTGACATGCCCTGGGTTTTCACGCGCGGCGACAGTCCAGACGGGAAGAGAATAGAAGGCATACTGTATAAGTACGGGAAGGGAGAGGAAGTCCGGATAGTGTGTGTGTGCCATGGGAATTTCCTCTCACCCGCGGAGTTTGTCAAGCACGCCGGCGGAGGTGATGTCGCTAACCCTCGAAGGCACATATTTATCAGCACAAACCCTGTTTTTTCTCAGTGA